The Pseudofrankia sp. DC12 region GCGCAAGGGCCTCGTTGCGGAAGCACTCCCTGTAGGTGTTCGGGTCGTTCGCCTGCCAGGCGAACCAGTCACCGTTGGCCTCCCAGCCGATGCGGACGAACGAGTTCGCCCGGTTCGGCTGGGAGTTGAGCCAGGCGCCGATCTGCCGGTAGTAGCCGTCGTACTGGTGCTGGACGCAGGCGGCCATGTGATCCGCCGACCACTGGGACAGCTGGGACCTCGGCGTCCCGACGGCCGGGTCCGGGAACAACGGATAGCTGATCGACCAGGTGCCGGGGAAGTTCGCGAACTTCGCCGGGGAGTCGCCGATCCACGGGTCGGTGATCGAGGACCAGCTGTCGCGGGCGGTGAACAGCACGACGACGTCGTTGGGCCGGCCGCGGAACCTGGCGAAGGCATTCGCGTCGGCGATCGTGTCGCCGCTGTTCACCCCGGTCGCCCACGCGCCGGTGGTCGCCGCGGGACGCGCCTTCGCCCGGACCGGCGTGGCGCCGTCGCCCGACGCCGCTTCGGCGGCCTCGGTCGGGGCCGCCGTCGAGGCGGGCGCGACCGCGGCGAAGCCGGAGCCGCCGCCCTGGCCCGGCCGGGTCGTCACGGCCCACGCTGTCAGCCCGAGGACCGCGACCAGCACGAGCGCGACTCCTGGAAGCACTCGGCGACGGAAGCGCCGCGGGCCACCAGCCAGGTCGACCAGCCGGTCATACCAGCCAGCTGGCCGCTCCGGGCCGCGACAGGCCTCGTACGTGCGTTCCCGGGTCCCACGCTGGGGCACCGACGTCCACCTCCGTCGCGGCGCGACACCGTCCCGCGACGTCCGTGGGACAGGCTGGACGATGACGATAATCGGCACATACATCGGGCAGTCCGGCGCATACCCGGCCAGCGGTAGCAGTCGACGCCAACCAGGCGCCGCGGGCGGATCTCGTGGCGGACCGGCCCCGGGGCCGTCGCCGCCTCCCCCGCACAACGGCCACTGTCGACCGACACGTCCGGATCCGGATCAACCCGCAGGAAAGGCTCGCCGGGTAGACGGAAACGAACTGTAAACCCGTAGCGAGGCCGTCCGGTGAGGCGTTGTCGAAGCTCGGCGACCAGGGCTGTCCAACCCGGCCGCAGGCTTTTCCGCGACCCGGGTGGCGAAAAGGCCCAGGCCACCCGCGCGGGAGCCCTCGGCGCTTCCTGCACGGTGGGAGAAGTTCAGTACGGTACGGTTGTTTCGGCGGCGTCCTGAGCGCCAGTCCTGAGCGTCACCGCCCGGGCGTCGCCGCGCAGGAGACGGCATCCTGCCGCGAATTCCGGCCGCGCCGGCCGGTGCGCGATCTCGTCAGCAGGCGTGGCTCCCGCCGCGCGGCCCTGCCCCGGCGACGCCGGCCGACGGTGGCCGCCGGGCAGGTCGGCCGTGGCCGGCGCGGGCGGCACCACCCCGGCCAGCGCGGGCGCGGAGCCGTCGCCGGGGGCGCCTAGGGCCTGGTCAGCCCATGCGTCGGCAAGAGCGACGCTCAGGAGCACGCTCGGCCGCCCCTGGCCCCAACCAACAGGTCCGACCCTGGGAGAACAACAGCCGTGACATCCTCGAGCTCGGCTTCCACGCCAGGCCGCGTCGTCCCCGGCGCCGCGGACATCCCGGTCGTCATCCTCTGCGGCGGCATGGGCACGCGGATCCGCGAAGCCAGCGAGAAGCTGCCGAAACCGATGGTCGACATCGGCGGCAAGCCCATTCTGTGGCACGTCATGAAGACCTACGGGCACTACGGTTTCCGCCGCTTCATCCTGTGTCTTGGTTACAAGAGCGACGTCATCAAGAACTACTTCCTCAACTACCGGGAACAGGTCGCGGACTTCACGCTGAAACTCGCCGACGACCACACGCCCACCTTCCACAACACCATCGGCGACGAGGACTGGGAGGTCACCTTCGCCGAGACCGGCCTGCTCTCCGGCACCGGTGCCCGGGTGCGCCGGGTCCGCGACTACCTGACCGGCCCGCGCTTCCTGCTCACCTACGGTGACGGCGTCGGCGCGATCGACGTGGCTGGCCTGTGGGACGCACACCAGCGTGGCGGCCGGATCGGGACGGTGACCGGGGTCCGCCCGTCCAGCCGCTACGGCGAGCTGCGGACCGAGGGGGACACCGTCGCCCTGTTCGCCGAGAAGCCGCCGCAGGTCGGCTGGGTCAGCGGCGGGTTCTTCGTCTTCGAGCGGGAGTTCGTCGACAAGTACATGGACGACGACCCGGGGATGATGCTGGAACGCGCGCCGTTGCAACAGCTGGCCCGCGACGGGCAGCTCACCCTCTACCCGCACGACGGATTCTGGATGGGCATGGACACCTTCCGGGACTGGACCGAGCTCAACCAGCTGTGGGACGCCGGTGCGGCCCCCTGGCGGGTGTGGGCCGACTAGGGCGGAGCGGCCGGAGGCCGCTCCGCCCTAGTCGGCCCGGGCCGGGCGCTGGGCGCCCTCCCCAACGCTGGACCGAGGCGGACCCGGGAAGCCGGGGGTCGCCGCTGGTCCAGGGTCGGGAGCCTGGTCGCCTACCGGAAGAACGCGAAGAGAAACGGGGCTCCGCGCCTCCGGCCGCTCCGGTCTGGTCGACCCGGGTCGGGAGCCTGGAAACTCGTGGTCGGGCGCGGAGGCAGTGAGGATCTCCTGGATGGCAGGGACCGACAATCACCACCATGACTGAAGGTGCGGATGCCGGCCGCGACACCGGGCTGGGCGAGCGGCTGTACGGGCTGGTCGGCCAGCTGGCGGCGGCTCCGGTGCGGTCGATCACCGGCGACGGCGTCCGCGCCGCCCTCGACCTCGTCCAGAAGGCGCTGGCCGGGGCCGCCGTTCCGTTCGAGGTGCGCGAGGTGCCGTCCGGCACGCCGGTGCTCGACTGGACGGTGCCGAAGGAGTGGAACGTCCGGGCCGGCTACCTCGTCGGGCCGGACGGTTCGCGGGTTGCCGACGTCGCCGACCATCCGCTGCACCTGCTGGGCTACAGCGTCCCGGCCCGGGCCAGGCTGGGGCTGGACGAGCTGCGCGGGCACCTGTTCTCGCTGCCGGACCGGCCGGACTGGATTCCCTACCGGACCTCCTACTGGAACGAGAACTGGGGCTTCTGCCTGTCCGACACCGCGCTGCGGGCGCTGCCCGACGGCGAGTACGAGGTCGTGATCGACACGTCGCTCGAGGACGGCTCGCTCACCTACGCCGAGATCGTGCTCCCGGCGACAGAGCCGGGCCTGCTCCCAGAGACAGAGCCGGGCCTGCCCGGCGCGACGACGGGCGAGCCGGGTGGTGAGGCGCCCGAGTTCCTGGTGACGACGCACGTCTGCCACCCGGCGATGGCGAACGACAACGGCTCCGGCGTCGCGGTACTCACCGAACTGGCCCGTCACCTGGCCGCACTGCCGAGCAGACGCCATACCTTCCGGCTGCTGTTCATCCCCGGCACGATCGGGTCGATCACCTGGCTTGCCCGCAACCGGGACGTCGTCGGCCGGATCCGGCACGGACTCGTCCTCACCGGCCTGGGCGACCGGTCGGCGTTCACGTACAAGCGCACCCGGCGCGGCGACAGCACCGTCGACCGGGCCGCCGCCGTCGCGCTGGCCGAGAGCGGGTCCGAGCATCGGCTGGTCGACTTCTCGCCGTACGGCTACGACGAGCGGCAGTTCTGCTCCCCCGGTTTCGACCTCCCGGTCGGCCGGCTCGGTCGCGGCCAGCACGGCGAGTACCCCGAGTACCACACGTCGGCCGACGATCTGTCGTTCGTGACGCCGGAGAGCCTTGCCGGCTCCTTCGGCGTGCTGACGAGGATCATCGAGATCTGTGAGCGCAACGCCGTCTGGCGCAACACCAGCCCCTATGGTGAGCCCCAGCTCGGCCGGCGCGGGCTGTACCGGGCGATCGGCGCGACGATGAACCGCCAGGCGATCGAGATGGGCCTGCTCTGGGTGCTCAACCTCGCCGACGGCAGCCACGACCTGCTCGACATAGCCGCGCGCGCCCAGCTCCCGTTCGACACCGTCACCGCGGCGGTCGACGCCCTCGCCGGCGTCGGGCTGCTCGTCCGCGAGCCGGAGGTCGTCGGGTGACCAGGCCGGCGCCGAGCCGGCCCGGCCTTGGCCCGGAGACGAGCCGGCCCGATCCTGGCCCAGTTGCGAGCCGGCCCATGTGGGCCCAACTGCGAGTCGGCCCGATCTTGGCCCAATGCGATAAGGACGCTTGATGAGCACGGTTCTGGTCGAGTCCACGCTGTCCGATGACGAGCGCCGCTCCCGGCTGTTCGCCGGCGACATCTTCGTCTACGCGCCGAAGCCGTCGACGCTCGCGCTCGTCGAGTTCACCCGGGAGATGATCCGCGACGCGTTCGGCGGGCTCGACCCGGAGAAGGCGCAGTACGAGATGGCCGTGGAGGACTACGCGGCCCTGCTGGCGCAGCTCAAGCCGCGGTTCATCCACCACCCGAGGTGCAAGGAGCTGATCCGCGACCTGTTGGCCGAGCATGGCGCCGACCCGGCGCAGACGTACTTCGACGTGCCCCGGCTGCGCACGTCCACCTCGGACGACTACCTCACGTCGGGGATCGCCTACGCCTTCCACCCGCACCGGGACACCTGGTACTCGGCGCCGT contains the following coding sequences:
- a CDS encoding glycosyl hydrolase; protein product: MPQRGTRERTYEACRGPERPAGWYDRLVDLAGGPRRFRRRVLPGVALVLVAVLGLTAWAVTTRPGQGGGSGFAAVAPASTAAPTEAAEAASGDGATPVRAKARPAATTGAWATGVNSGDTIADANAFARFRGRPNDVVVLFTARDSWSSITDPWIGDSPAKFANFPGTWSISYPLFPDPAVGTPRSQLSQWSADHMAACVQHQYDGYYRQIGAWLNSQPNRANSFVRIGWEANGDWFAWQANDPNTYRECFRNEALALLSVDPHARIDWTLNAHTTLPNVSRGDPFRAYPGDDVVDVIGVDTYDQYPPSPTVSAFDEQCWMPSPTPGLCTVIAFASRHRKLFSVPEWGVVGKDSGAGKAGAAGGDNPTYIEQMAAIFKQYSSMLAYEAYYNNSEPNNVRSSLVNPELQPRSARAYQSLWN
- a CDS encoding glucose-1-phosphate cytidylyltransferase, which encodes MTSSSSASTPGRVVPGAADIPVVILCGGMGTRIREASEKLPKPMVDIGGKPILWHVMKTYGHYGFRRFILCLGYKSDVIKNYFLNYREQVADFTLKLADDHTPTFHNTIGDEDWEVTFAETGLLSGTGARVRRVRDYLTGPRFLLTYGDGVGAIDVAGLWDAHQRGGRIGTVTGVRPSSRYGELRTEGDTVALFAEKPPQVGWVSGGFFVFEREFVDKYMDDDPGMMLERAPLQQLARDGQLTLYPHDGFWMGMDTFRDWTELNQLWDAGAAPWRVWAD
- a CDS encoding DUF4910 domain-containing protein; translated protein: MTEGADAGRDTGLGERLYGLVGQLAAAPVRSITGDGVRAALDLVQKALAGAAVPFEVREVPSGTPVLDWTVPKEWNVRAGYLVGPDGSRVADVADHPLHLLGYSVPARARLGLDELRGHLFSLPDRPDWIPYRTSYWNENWGFCLSDTALRALPDGEYEVVIDTSLEDGSLTYAEIVLPATEPGLLPETEPGLPGATTGEPGGEAPEFLVTTHVCHPAMANDNGSGVAVLTELARHLAALPSRRHTFRLLFIPGTIGSITWLARNRDVVGRIRHGLVLTGLGDRSAFTYKRTRRGDSTVDRAAAVALAESGSEHRLVDFSPYGYDERQFCSPGFDLPVGRLGRGQHGEYPEYHTSADDLSFVTPESLAGSFGVLTRIIEICERNAVWRNTSPYGEPQLGRRGLYRAIGATMNRQAIEMGLLWVLNLADGSHDLLDIAARAQLPFDTVTAAVDALAGVGLLVREPEVVG